In Schizosaccharomyces osmophilus chromosome 2, complete sequence, the following proteins share a genomic window:
- the sec72 gene encoding Arf GEF Sec72, with translation MQDDPGNVAEVPVVSNHEKMSSTDNVHPIEPETLNLDTVLESQKKSQDEPQESSNQALEPINAEEDGQAPGQGDLSLPATLNQVVDEQQEQEEIPLQASVENTELTIPVSKEPQNEVDEKGAQNPQPPVEHENLTIPATEGPQDESDEKATYNIQSPSSWERSARLVLIKCINEFQEIRACTKFDPLRKVMGDIKPRLQTDDDYDKTLLIDFFQHAFEIEQDDVLNIALNTVSKLASFAYFPEDKKISTSNPSSKSMLQCIVDMVCDCINDEVVDGTLQLNVVKALSAFILCSEKNALLHGAILLNSIRKLYNIFLLGDDDSIQSVAQASLTQAVGIVFERLRVYHPSSSSVNLGSNDAATASTDSLRENLPNAEEKITLQSMASNGTPKLDYVKMDVENSKATTSLEHLSLQDAYLVFRTLCRLAVRHTSSDKVDNIRSQAMRSKLISLHLIYSILDKNSDLFTEVTFPFQNIPALEGLTLAQASRQYICLILSRNAVSPIPQVFEICCNIFWLIVSSLRIQFKQEIAVFFREVYFPILDLKNTSYNQKLHTLLIFQRICRNPRALVELYINYDCDRNSTTNVFEQLLFSISKTNSVTPLDSSTYQYEDLLPSMESSERSTTPFLTTNSSSLNSEVVQLTNFSDYQLKLKALECVIDVLHSLMSWAESGFYLAGGNISTDENVAGTEDDPSAPSDTPNTLPVHSGRPSLETNSRSSSSLALADPSEFELNKQRKMLLRHCINKFNYKPGLGVKLLSENGFVKVDDSASVATFLFNTEGFNKTTLGDYLGAGEDYNISVMHNFVDHFNFANYRFVDALRRLLQAFRLPGEAQKIDRIMLKFSERYMKENPSAFANADTAYILAYSIIMLNTDLHSPQIKNRMTKEDFIKNNRGINNGGDLDEDYLGFVYQDILNNEIVLKDEQQMAAIAPLMNSNNNVGLFAASFTQTGRELQRTAYLQASEEMANKTTTVLKKLMKQQKHNPKKENVFYNAKHFEHIGPMLEAGWMPILAAISNPLQESEHLYELSWCLEGFQYVIHVACLFDLDLVRDAFIKTLVNFTNLHSAYDIKTKNTMVIKTLLKIACAEGNNLRSSWKDILTSISQLERVQLIGEGVDEAEIPDVINARVRPSSSTKLTRQASGIAQNQTPKSNLKQLSSEVISELMSTEIVLSIDKVFTQTSSLSGVAIKSFFEALCEVAWDEITSSSESESPRLFSLQKLVEISYYNMGRIRVEWSSIWNVLGKFFNLVATRGNKRVAVFALDSLRQLSMHFLQIEELSLFSFQKEFLKPYEYVMSSDASVDVKELVLQCIRQMIQARVCNIKSGWKTLFGVFTFSAKARNDTLLSLTFETLLDIFVHHYNYIVQQGCLIDMLVSYTELCKNGVNQKIALQSLDAIKKIYSNMVLEAKGKKNFNAEDVSKSTFPILFAYYDVVVSAEDLEVRSRALQNMFYIFLEESDDFTEQIWEIVSRKFIFPIFSTFSLESDDILLRDEEVRTWQSTTLVEALKNIVALISRRFEKLHTLLKGYFRLFSTCVCRDNVSLSRIGTSCMQQVLLENAHRFTEKEWDVVVELFVDLFRETTPRKLLLEEAFWVDDENFIRSSPAHSQNTRNDANENSVNLIAEKQTEFRSMIRKCIMQLLLVSIVAELLDYESIFKHIPQRQVLKLTRAVYDSWQFARKFNENKSLRVSLLSIGYMKQLPNLLRQETASALLYISLLFRLLNSESLAIDPSYYAEVASLLFPACADLLELYASMTIEKHTRNHVSWQPVIATILENTTELPDNLFIDAMQQLYHPCCSMIAKGSLDDQLRGLLKAYFSRVGNTFLRKEPKDQL, from the coding sequence ATGCAGGATGATCCTGGGAATGTGGCAGAGGTACCTGTTGTATCGAACCACGAAAAGATGTCGAGTACAGACAACGTGCATCCAATTGAACCGGAGACCTTAAACCTAGATACTGTATTAgaatcacaaaaaaaatcccaaGATGAACCTCAAGAGTCTTCAAATCAAGCCCTGGAACCCATAAatgctgaagaagatggACAGGCACCTGGCCAAGGCGACCTGTCATTACCAGCTACGTTAAACCAAGTGGTGGACGAGCAGCAAgagcaagaagaaattcctCTACAAGCTTCTGTTGAAAATACAGAATTAACGATCCCAGTGTCTAAAGAACCACAAAACGAAGTTGACGAAAAGGGCGCTCAAAACCCTCAGCCTCCTGTTGAACATGAAAACTTAACGATCCCAGCGACTGAGGGACCACAAGACGAATCAGACGAAAAGGCCACTTATAACATTCAGTCTCCTTCAAGCTGGGAACGATCTGCTCGTCTCGTGCTTATTAAATGTATCAATGAATTTCAAGAGATTCGAGCATGCACGAAATTTGATCCATTGCGTAAAGTGATGGGCGATATAAAGCCTCGCCTCCAGACGGACGACGACTACGACAAAACCCTTctcattgattttttccaaCATGCTTTTGAGATTGAACAGGACGACGTTTTAAATATTGCTTTAAACACTGTATCAAAGTTAGCTTCTTTTGCTTACTTCCCAGAAGacaaaaagatttcaaCTTCAAATCCTTCTTCGAAATCAATGTTACAATGCATTGTGGATATGGTATGTGATTGCATAAATGATGAAGTCGTCGATGGCACATTACAACTCAACGTTGTCAAAGCTCTTTCCGCTTTCATCCTTTGCTCGGAAAAAAATGCGTTACTTCATGGAGCTATTCTTCTTAATTCCATCCGCAAGCTTTATaatatctttcttcttggcGATGATGATTCCATACAATCTGTAGCTCAGGCTTCTCTGACTCAGGCTGTTGGGATTGTTTTTGAGCGTTTACGTGTGTATCATCCATCCAGCTCGTCTGTTAATTTAGGTTCAAACGACGCCGCTACTGCAAGCACTGACTCTTTGCGTGAAAATCTCCCAAATGCGGAAGAGAAAATAACACTACAATCAATGGCTTCTAACGGCACGCCAAAGTTGGATTATGTGAAAATGGATGTTGAAAATTCCAAGGCTACTACTAGTCTTGAACATTTATCTCTTCAGGATGCGTATCTAGTATTCCGCACCCTTTGCAGGCTCGCAGTTCGCCATACTTCTTCCGACAAAGTTGATAATATACGTTCTCAAGCCATGAGATCAAAGCTTATAAGCCTTCACCTTATTTATTCTATATTAGACAAGAATAGTGACTTGTTCACCGAAGtaacttttcctttccaaaaCATACCTGCGTTAGAGGGATTAACTCTAGCACAGGCATCTCGTCAGTACAtttgtttgattttatCTCGCAATGCAGTAAGCCCGATACCTCAGGTCTTTGAGATTTGCTGCAATATTTTTTGGCTTATCGTATCCTCCTTGCGCATACAAtttaaacaagaaattgCCGTCTTTTTTCGTGAGGTTTATTTCCCTATATtggatttaaaaaatacttcTTACAATCAAAAGCTTCACACCCTATTAATTTTCCAACGTATTTGCCGGAATCCAAGGGCGCTGGTTGAATTATATATTAATTACGATTGCGACCGCAACTCGACTACTAATGTTTTTGAACAActtctcttttctatatCAAAAACCAATTCTGTCACTCCTTTAGATTCAAGCACATATCAATACGAAGACTTGCTCCCTTCAATGGAAAGTTCGGAAAGAAGTACTACTCCTTTTTTAACTACCAATTCTAGCTCTCTTAATTCAGAAGTAGTACAACTAACGAATTTTAGTGATTATCAATTAAAGCTTAAAGCATTGGAATGTGTCATTGATGTTTTGCATTCCTTAATGAGTTGGGCCGAAAGTGGATTTTACTTAGCTGGGGGCAACATATCTACAGATGAGAATGTGGCAGGTACTGAGGATGATCCCTCAGCGCCTTCAGACACGCCGAATACGCTTCCAGTGCACAGCGGCCGACCATctcttgaaacaaattctCGCAGTAGTAGTTCATTGGCGTTGGCTGATCCTTCAGAATTTGAGttgaataaacaaaggaaaatgttACTTCGGCATTGCATAAATAAGTTTAACTATAAGCCGGGTTTGGGAGTCAAACTCTTATCTGAAAATGGATTTGTCAAAGTTGACGATTCTGCTTCGGTAGCtacatttttgtttaacaCCGAAGGTTTTAATAAGACTACTCTCGGTGATTACTTGGGAGCTGGCGAGGATTACAACATCTCTGTGATGCACAATTTCGTCGACCACTTTAATTTTGCCAATTACCGCTTCGTTGATGCCTTACGTCGTTTGTTGCAAGCTTTCCGATTACCAGGTGAAGCTCAAAAAATTGACCGTATTATGTTGAAATTTTCTGAGCGttatatgaaagaaaatccgTCAGCTTTTGCTAATGCGGATACCGCTTACATATTAGCGTATTCTATTATCATGTTAAATACTGACTTACACTCACctcaaattaaaaatagaatgacaaaggaagatttcattaaaaacaaTCGAGGAATTAACAATGGCGGCGACCTTGACGAAGATTATCTtgggtttgtttaccaGGATATATTAAACAATGAGATTGTTCTCAAAGACGAACAGCAAATGGCCGCTATAGCACCATTAATGAATTCTAACAACAATGTAGGCCTTTTCGCTGCTTCTTTCACTCAGACAGGCCGCGAACTACAAAGGACAGCGTATCTTCAAGCTTCAGAAGAGATGGCCAATAAGACAACCACCGTTCTTAAAAAACTCATGAAGCAACAGAAGCATAATccgaaaaaggaaaatgtaTTTTACAACGCTAAACACTTTGAGCATATTGGACCAATGCTTGAAGCCGGATGGATGCCCATTTTAGCAGCTATCTCAAACCCTTTACAAGAATCTGAGCATTTGTATGAATTATCTTGGTGTTTGGAAGGTTTCCAATATGTGATACATGTTGCTTGTCTTTTCGACCTTGATTTAGTTCGTGATGCTTTCATAAAGACACTGGTAAATTTCACTAACTTACACTCGGCCTACGATATAAAGACGAAAAATACAATGGTTATTAAAACACTACTCAAAATTGCTTGTGCCGAAGGCAACAATTTGAGGTCTTCTTGGAAAGACATTCTTACCAGTATCAGCCAATTGGAGCGTGTACAATTAATTGGTGAAGGGGTCGACGAAGCAGAGATTCCGGATGTTATAAATGCTAGAGTGCGACCATCGAGTTCAACAAAGCTAACGCGCCAAGCGAGTGGAATTGCTCAAAACCAAACCCCTAAATCAAACTTAAAACAGTTATCGTCTGAAGTTATTTCCGAACTGATGTCTACTGAAATTGTACTTTCCATTGATAAAGTTTTTACGCAGACTTCTTCTCTCTCAGGTGTAGCTAtaaaatcattttttgagGCTCTATGTGAAGTTGCATGGGATGAAATAACTTCCTCTAGTGAATCAGAAAGTCCTCGCTTGTTTAGCTTACAAAAGCTTGTTGAAATTTCATATTACAACATGGGACGAATCAGAGTTGAATGGTCTTCTATTTGGAATGTGCTTGGGAAATTCTTCAATCTGGTTGCTACTCGCGGGAACAAACGTGTTGCGGTGTTTGCTTTGGACTCTTTAAGACAATTGTCTATGCATTTCTTACAAATTGAGGaactttctttattttcttttcagaaagAATTTCTCAAACCTTATGAATATGTCATGTCATCAGATGCTTCGGTTGATGTTAAAGAGCTCGTGTTGCAGTGTATTCGGCAAATGATACAAGCTAGGGTTTGCAATATAAAATCTGGATGGAAAACACTTTTCGGggtttttactttttccGCTAAAGCCCGAAATGATACTTTACTTTCGTTAACTTTTGAAACACTGTTGGACATATTTGTGCACCATTACAATTATATAGTACAACAGGGATGTTTGATTGACATGCTTGTTTCATATACTGAACTGTGCAAGAATGGTgtcaatcaaaaaatagcGCTGCAAAGTCTGGATGCCATTAAGAAGATCTACTCCAATATGGTTTTAGAAGCCAAaggcaaaaagaatttcaatGCGGAAGATGTGTCAAAATCCACTTTTCccattttgtttgcttaCTATGATGTGGTAGTTTCTGCTGAAGACTTAGAGGTACGATCTAGGgctcttcaaaatatgTTTTACATATTTCTTGAAGAGTCTGATGACTTCACAGAGCAGATATGGGAAATAGTTTCACgaaaatttatttttccgATTTTCTCCACATTTAGTTTAGAATCAGATGATATTTTGCTACGCGATGAAGAAGTTCGTACTTGGCAATCAACCACACTTGTGGAGGCTCTGAAAAATATTGTTGCATTGATTTCTCGTCGATTCGAAAAACTACATACCCTACTCAAAGGTTACTTTCGATTATTTAGTACCTGCGTCTGTCGCGACAATGTCAGCCTATCTCGGATAGGTACTAGCTGTATGCAGCAAGTATTACTCGAAAATGCACACAGATTtactgaaaaagaatgggaTGTAGTCGTTGAGCTCTTCGTTGATCTTTTCCGCGAAACCACTCCACGTAAATTATTGTTAGAAGAAGCCTTTTGGGTTGACGACGAGAATTTCATTCGTTCTAGTCCGGCTCATTCTCAAAATACAAGAAATGATGCTAACGAGAATTCTGTAAATCTCATTGCGGAAAAACAGACCGAATTTCGGTCCATGATTCGAAAATGCATTATGCAACTTTTGTTGGTCAGTATCGTTGCTGAATTGCTCGATTACGAAAGTATCTTTAAGCACATTCCTCAACGACAAGTTCTAAAACTCACCCGAGCAGTTTATGATTCCTGGCAATTTGCCAGAAAATTTAACGAAAACAAGTCTTTACGTGTATCTTTACTGAGTATTGGTTACATGAAGCAGCTGCCTAATTTGTTACGGCAAGAAACAGCAAGCGCTTTATTGTACATCAGTTTACTCTTTAGGTTATTAAATAGCGAAAGCTTAGCGATTGATCCAAGTTATTATGCTGAAGTTGCCAGTTTACTTTTCCCTGCCTGCGCAGATTTGTTAGAACTTTATGCTTCTATGACTATTGAGAAACACACGCGAAACCACGTTAGCTGGCAGCCGGTTATCGCTACCATTCTTGAAAACACAACAGAGCTTCCTGAcaatttgtttattgatGCGATGCAACAATTATATCATCCTTGCTGTTCTATGATAGCTAAAGGAAGTCTTGACGACCAGCTTCGAGGTCTGCTAAAAGCTTATTTCAGTCGGGTGGGTAATACTTTTCTTAGAAAAGAGCCGAAAGATCAATTATAG
- the slr1 gene encoding RNA-binding protein, LARP1 family Slr1, whose amino-acid sequence MVQDQTLTLEKDQKAAPAAPVNESTRQSGEVNSSKDDVNASNNQKDSAGGDIPASISGETTPTLNDQSPFDSSVNIWAVRREQLSQKAGGSQTEQKQSQQARLQDPNIWPSPELVEQKFSEERKQDPEEKKPLAPKANGKEKWVVITPEISHPPIHSSSKKPSRSRNDGNRRSGSARRKSNIQIYSQSQNQNQTRRQENVLQSLDDVNAPDAVQKTAEQVNIANSHSRNPRRLDDTLRERGNNETSHNNSGFRGRNYRKGYRSKNPNYHPNRTYHQNKVPNVPVVTNPTGNVQYVYDVKGFLTSQIEYYMSIENLCKDMFLRKHMDDEGYVPIAFLASFNRIKSLTSDINLLLSACEASSVVTLHPSFETPIMAKVRRSETWEPWVLPKELRLSFELSDSTAPQPNSNTSSLASSISNLSAAPLTAELNDLSRNMKDDLKLSDANV is encoded by the coding sequence ATGGTTCAGGATCAAACTTTGACCCTAGAGAAAGACCAAAAGGCAGCTCCAGCTGCTCCTGTGAATGAATCAACGCGGCAGTCTGGTGAAGtgaattcatcaaaggATGATGTGAATGCCTCCAACAATCAAAAGGACTCCGCGGGCGGTGATATCCCTGCTTCAATTTCTGGCGAAACTACTCCGACTTTAAATGATCAAAGCCCTTTTGACTCGTCCGTCAATATTTGGGCTGTTCGTCGTGAACAATTGTCGCAAAAGGCTGGTGGCTCTCAAACTGAGCAAAAGCAATCACAGCAAGCCCGACTTCAAGACCCCAATATTTGGCCTAGTCCTGAATTAGTTGAACAAAAGTTTTCTGAAGAGAGGAAGCAGGATCcggaagagaaaaagccTTTGGCtccaaaagcaaatggcaaagaaaaatgggTAGTGATTACTCCCGAAATAAGCCATCCCCCCAttcattcttcttccaaGAAACCCAGCCGCTCTAGAAATGACGGAAATCGTCGTTCTGGTAGTGCACGCCGTAAAAGCAACATTCAAATTTACTCTCAAAgtcaaaatcaaaaccaAACCCGTCGTCAGGAGAATGTTCTTCAATCTTTGGACGATGTAAATGCTCCCGATGCAGTCCAAAAAACAGCTGAACAAGTTAATATTGCAAACAGCCATTCTCGCAACCCTCGTCGATTAGATGACACTCTTCGAGAAAGAGGCAATAATGAAACTTCTCATAATAATAGCGGATTCCGTGGCAGAAACTATCGCAAAGGATATCGCAGCAAGAATCCCAATTATCACCCTAACCGTACGTATCACCAAAATAAAGTGCCAAATGTGCCGGTTGTCACAAATCCTACTGGCAATGTTCAGTACGTTTACGATGTAAAGGGATTCCTTACTTCTCAAATTGAATATTATATGTCCATAGAAAACCTTTGCAAGGACATGTTTTTACGTAAACACATGGATGACGAAGGTTACGTTCCAATCGCTTTTCTAGCCTCCTTCAATAGAATTAAAAGTCTGACTAGTGACAttaatcttcttttaagtGCTTGTGAAGCGTCTTCCGTTGTTACGCttcatccttcttttgaaacgCCTATCATGGCTAAGGTACGTCGCTCAGAAACTTGGGAGCCTTGGGTCTTACCAAAAGAGCTTCGTCTTTCCTTTGAGCTTTCTGATTCCACTGCTCCCCAACCCAACTCCAACACCTCGTCTTTAGCAAGTTCGATATCTAATTTGTCTGCCGCTCCTCTTACCGCAGAGCTCAATGACTTGTCTAGAAACATGAAGGATGATTTGAAGCTTTCAGACGCTAATGTTTGA
- the sft2 gene encoding Golgi transport protein Sft2 yields the protein MEDSFQSRLQSVLERTGEAASESTNTWYERVRSSLPWTNDYAEVPTNANGSSYFQSGDFSLSRWERYMLFGLCLLGSFACYAIVCFMFPVLILKPRKFVLLLTMGSLLAVFGFAIIIGFKTHFEQLITKERLPITLGYFASLLATVVSTIYIKSSILSIVFGAIHIILFLAYLIAFFPFGTRTVSFGARMASRSMSNWLP from the exons ATGGAAGAT AGCTTTCAATCGCGTCTGCAGTCGGTGTTAGAACGAACTGGTGAAGCTGCATCAGAATCTACGAATACTTGGTACGAGCGCGTCAGAAGTTCACTCCCATGGACGAACGATTATGCTGAAGTACCAACTAATGCAAATGGAAGCTCATACTTTCAGAGCGGCGACTTCAGCCTGTCACGTTGGGAGAGGTATATGTTGTTTGGACTTTGTTTATTAGGTAGCTTTGCTTGTTATGCAATTGTTTGCTTTATGTTTCCAGTACTTATACTGAAGCCAAGaaaattcgttttattGTTGACCATGGGCAGTCTGTTAGCTGTTTTTGG CTTTGCGATCATTATTGGATTCAAAACTCACTTTGAGCAGTTAATTACGAAGGAACGGCTTCCAATTACCTTAGGGTACTTTGCAAGCCTACTTGCAACTGTTGTATCAACCATTTATATAAAGTCGTCAATTCTAAGTATTGTTTTTGGAGCAATTCATATCATATTGTTTTTGGCTTACTTGATTGCTTTCTTCCCGTTTGGTACAAGAACAGTTTCGTTTGGAGCACGGATGGCCTCACGGTCTATGTCCAACTGGTTACCTTAG